DNA sequence from the Selenomonas timonae genome:
AGACGGTGCATGAGTACGAGGGGAAAAACTTCCACTCGATCAGCCGTGGCGATCTCGATCTAGGAGATGCGGAGAGCGAGGCGGCGAAGAAGGAGACCGAGGATATCGCCAAGGCGAACGACGATCTCATCAAGGATGTGAAGGAAGCCATCGGGGATAAGATCGCGGAGGTCAAGATCTCGCAGCGTCTGCGCTCGAGCGCGGTCTGTCTGGTCGCGGATGAGGCAGGGCCGTCGCTGTCGATGGAGCAGACCTTTGCCGAGATGAACAATCCGATGTTCAAGGCACGGCGCATTCTCGAGATCAACCCGCATCACGACCTCTTTGCGAAGCTGAAAGAGGTGCACGCAGCGGGCAAGGACAGCGAGGAGTTCAAGGACTACTGCGACTTGCTCTATACGCAGGCACTGCTGATTGAGGGCATCTTGCCGGAGAATCCCGTCGCCTTTGCGCAGAAGCTCGCAAAGATGATGGCAAAATAAGGAGAAGCTGTGGAAGTCGAACTCTTTTCGTCGCAGTTCTTTGTGGCACTCTTTTCGATCATCGTGCTCGACCTCGTGCTCGCGGGGGATAATGCCGTCGTTATTGCAATGGCATCCAACCGTTTGCCCACACACCTCCGAAAGCGTGCGATCTACGTCGGTACGGCGGGTGCGATTATCATCCGTCTGATCATGACGTACTTCGCCGTGCAGCTGCTCTCTGTGCCTTACTTGCAGGCACTCGGGGGACTGGTGCTGCTGCCGATTGCGGTGAAGCTGATGAAGCCGTCGGGCGGCGAGGAGCATATTGAGGCAGCAGAGACGTTTGCAGGAGCGGTCAAGACGATCATCATTGCCGATGCGGCAATGGGCATTGACAACGTGATTGCGATCGCCGGAGCGTCGCATGGCGATTTTCTGCTCGTTGTGCTTGGTCTTATCATCAGCATCCCTATTGTGGTCGGCGGGAGTCAGCTCATTGGGAAACTCATGGATAAATATCCCGTGCTCGTCGTGCTCGGTACTGCCATTCTCGGCTGGACGGGCGGTGCGATGATCGTACATGACCGCACGATCGGCGTGATGATATTGGAGGCTGTCCCACAGGCGGCGACACTCCTGCCCGCGGCACTCGCGGGAGCAGTGTGCGGCATCGGCGGATGGCTGCGTCAGAGAGGCTGATATGGTCGGACTTGTGATTGTAACGCACAGCGCTGCGCTCGCGCACGGCGCTGCGGAGACCTGCCGCATGATGGCAAAGGATGTGCGCCTCGCAGTCGCAGGCGGCATGGAGGACGGCGGCTTCGGTACGAGCTATGCGCGAATCGTCGCCGCCATCGACGCGGTGTATACGGACGACGGCGTTGTCATCCTCATGGATGCTGGCAGCTCTATCCTCACGGTCGAGACGATTGTGGAGGAGATGCCGGAGCGTCGTCTGCGTATGGTGGACTGTCCCCTCATCGAGGGGGGCGTTGTCGCGGCGATTGCCTCGGTCTGCGGAGCAAATCTCGATGAGGTTGTACAGCGCGCGGAGGAAACGCGCAGCGCGCGCAAGATTGCCGATTGACACGGTAAACCCATAGTGTTACAATAGCATACGAACGATGCTCTTTGAGGCGGGGTGCAAATCCCCACCGGCGGTATAGCCCGCAAGCCCCTGTGAGGGGCACGATTCGGTGAGATTCCGAAGCCGACAGTGAAGGAGGCAACTCCGCAGTCTGGATGGGAAAAGGCGCGTCTATTTAGGACGATTTGTGCCGCCGGAGGAGAACTCTTCCGGCGGCATTTTTTATGAATGGGATTGTTATGAAGGAAATTGACGAATCCTATATGCGCGAGGCGCTGCGCATGGCGGCGTATGCGCGCGGGCGAACGTCGCCGAATCCGCTCGTCGGGGCGGTGATTGTGCGGGATGATACGATCGTCGCGAGCGGCTGGCATCGCGCGGCGGGGGAGCCGCACGCGGAGATTCATGCACTGCGCATGGCGGGGGAGCTGGCGCGCGGCGCGACGCTCTACGTGACACTCGAACCGTGCGCGCATCACGGACGCACGGGGCCGTGCGCCGAGGCGGTCATTGCGGCGGGCATTGCGCGCGTCGTGGTGGCGCTCTCCGACCCGAACCCGCTTGTTGCGGGGCGCGGGTTTTCCCTGCTCAGGGCGGCGGGAATCGAGGTTGTGAGCGGCGTATGTGAGGCAGAGGCGCGGCGGCAGAACGAGGTGTTTTTGAAATGGGTGACAACGAAGCACCCCTTTGTCACGCTCAAGACGGCAATGACGCTCGACGGGAAGATCGCAAGTCATACGGGCGCATCACAGTGGATTACGGGCGAGGCGGCGCGTGCGCGCGTCCATGAATGCCGCGATGTGCAGGACGCGATCCTCGTCGGCATCGGCACGGTACTCGCGGATGATCCGAGCCTCACGACGCGCCTGGAGGGGCGCACGGGACACAATCCCCCGCGCATCGTGCTCGACTCCGAGGCACGTACGCCGATTGATGCAAAACTCCTGACGGACGGCGCAGCGCCAACGGTGATTGCCGTGAGCGAGCGCGCCGACCATCGCCGTGTGAATCTCCTGCACGCGTGCGGTGCGGAGGTTGTGACGCTTGGCGCGGAGCGCGTGGACATCGGGCAGCTCCTTGACTGGCTCGGCGCACATGAAATCTCCTCACTCTTTGTCGAGGGGGGCGCGCAGGTGAACTGGTCGTTCCTCGCGGGGGGCTTCGTGGACAAGGTACACGCCTTCATTGCGCCTATGCTGATGGGCGGCACAGCAGCGCCGACACCCATCGGAGGCACGGGCTTTGACAGCCCGCAGGCGGCGCTCCGTCTCACGGATATGACGGTGGAGCAGGTGGGCGCGGATATCCTCGTTACGGGTTATCCGCGTGCAGCAGGGGGGTGACAGTGTGTTTACAGGAATCATCGAGGAGGTCGGCACGTTCGCGGGGCTTTCGGGCGGCAATATCTCTATCGGGGCACAGCTTGTCCAGTCGGATGGACACATCGGTGACAGCATTGCAGTCAACGGCATCTGTCTCACTGTCACAGCCTTCGATGCGCGCGGTTTCCGCGCGGCGGTCATGCCGGAGACCTTGCGGCGCACCTCGCTCGCAGGATTGACCCACGGCGCACCGCTCAACCTCGAGCGTGCCCTGCTCCCGACGACGCGTCTCGGTGGGCATTTCGTCAGCGGACACATCGACGGTGTGGGTGAGATCACGGAGATGTGCGAAGAGGGCAATGCGATCTTGATGACGGTTGCGGCAGACGCTGCAATTCTGCACGGGATTGTTGAGAAGGGCTCGGTTGCGCTCGACGGCATCAGTCTCACGGTCGCGGCGGTGGGGGTGCGGGATTTTACTGTCAGTCTCATCCCGCATACGCGCACGGTGACGAACCTTGGCGTCAAGCGTGTCGGCAGTTCGCTCAACATCGAGACGGACATTCTGGGCAAATATGCGCTGAAGCTGCTCGGCGGGACATCCGCCGCGAACAGCTGCGGCATTACGCAGGACTTCCTCCTGCAAAATGGATTTTAGGAGAGATACTATGTCAGATTTTGCAACGATTGAACAGGCGATTGAGGACATCAAAAACGGCAAGATGCTCGTCGTCGTTGACGATGAGGATCGCGAGAATGAGGGTGACATCATCGTCGCCGCCGAGAAGCTCACGCCCGAGCATATGAACTTTATGGCGACGCACGCACGCGGGCTGATCTGCACGCCGATCGCCGGCAGCCGACTCGACGAGCTCGAGATCGGGCAGATGGTCGAGAACAACACGGACAACCACGAGACGGCGTTCACAGTCAGCGTCGATGCCTACGATACGACGACGGGCATCTCCGCATTCGAGCGTTGCCACACGGTAAAGATGCTCATCGACCCTGCGGCAAAGCCGTCGAGCTTCCGCCGCCCCGGTCATGTCTTCCCCCTGCGCACGGTTGAGGGCGGCGTCCTCCGTCGTGCGGGGCATACGGAGGCAACGGTCGATCTAGCTCGCATGGCGGGGCTGTACCCTGCGGGCATGTGCTGCGAGATCATGGCGGATGACGGGCACATGATGCGCACGCCCGAGCTGAAGGAGTTTGCGAAGAAGCACGGGCTGAACATCATTACCATCGCCGATCTCATCGAGTACCGCAAGCATACGGAGACGTTTGTCCATCGCATTTCGGACGTGGATTTCCCAAGCAAATATGGGCATTTTCGTCTGCTTGCATATGAGAACACGCTCAACAGCCGCTGTGATCTCGCCGTTGTGAAGGGCGATGTGCGCGGTAAGGAGAACGTGCTCGTGCGCGTGCACTCGGAGTGTCTGACGGGCGATGCGCTCGGCTCGATGCGCTGTGACTGCGGTGACCAGCTGGCGGCGGCGCTCGAGCAGATTGAGGCGGAGGGCGAGGGCGTCGTCCTCTACGTTCGGCAGGAGGGGCGCGGCATTGGGCTTGCAAATAAGATGCGTGCCTACGCACTGCAGGATCAGGGGCGCGACACGGTGGAGGCGAACGTCGAGCTCGGCTTTGCACCGGATCTGCGCGACTATGGGCTCGGTGCGCAGATTCTCGCCGATCTTGGGCTCACGACGATCCGTCTCATGACGAACAACCCTGCGAAGCGCGCGGGACTTGAGGGCTACGGGCTGAAGATTGTCGAGCGTGTACCGATCGTCATGAGCACACATGACTTTGACCGCAAGTATATGACGGTGAAGAAGGAAAAGATGGGACATATCCTCAGTGATGAGGAATTGGGAGGAAACTGACATGGCAAACATAATCGAGGGCTACATCAGCGGAAAAGGGCGTAAATTCGGCATTGTCGCCGCACGGTTCAACGAGTTCATTGTAGGGAAACTCGTCAGCGGTGCGCTCGATACGCTCCACCGTCACGAGACGGCGGATGCGGACATCGACGTCGCGTGGGTGCCGGGCGCGTTCGAGATTCCGCTTGCGGCGAAGAAGATGGCGGAGAGCGGCAAGTACGACGCCGTCCTCTGCCTCGGTGCGGTCATTCGCGGCTCGACAACGCATTACGATTACGTCTGCAATGAGGTGTCGAAGGGCGTCGCGCAGGTCGGGCTGCAGACGGGTGTGCCGACGATCTTCGGCGTCGTGACGACGGAGAACATCGAGCAGGCAATCGAACGCGCGGGCACGAAGGCGGGCAACAAGGGCGCAGATGCGGCGATGGCGGCAATGGAGATGGCAAGTCTCCTCGGGAAGATGTGAGACCATGAAGATCGGAATACTCAGCGATACGCACGGACATGAAGGTGCATGGGTGCGCGCCTGTGAGAAATTCTTCACGGGCGCTGATCTCATCCTCCACGCGGGCGACGTCGCCTACCACGGCCCACGCAATCCGATGAAGCCGGACTACAACCCGATGGGGCTGATCGAGCGCATCAACGCCTCCGAGATCCCTGTCATCATCGCGAAGGGCAACTGCGACTCAGACGTGGATGCGAGCTGTCTCGAAGTGCCTCTGATGTCCCCCTATGCCTACGTTGTGTGGGAGGGGCGGCGCATCATCGTCACGCACGGCGACGCCGTCATGACAGATGCGGAGAAGGACGCGATGGCGCAGCATCTGAAAGCCGACCTTTTTATCAGCGGACACGTTCATGTGAACGTACTCGAAAAGCGCGGCAATACCGTCTTCCTCAACCCCGGCTCTGCCGCACTCACAAAGCGCTCCGATGGGCGCAATACCGTCGCAGTCCTTGAGGACGGTGCAATTCGGATTTTTGACATAGATACGGGCGAGGTCCTGCATGAACTCGCACTTGACTGGTAAGGACAGAATATGGATCAACTCATTAAGGCGACGGCGGCAGAGGGGATGCTGCGTGCATATGCGGCGGTGACGACGGATGTCGTTGCCGAGGCGATGCGTCGGCACGACTGCTATCCCGTTGCTGCAGCGGCGCTCGGGCGCACGATGACGGGCGCGCTCCTCTTTGCCGCGAACCTCAAGAACAAGGAATCCGTGACAATTAAGTTCAAGGGCGACGGCCCTCTCGGCACGGTGACGGCGGATGCAACGGCAGACGGCTCGGTGCGCGGCTATGTCGATCATCCGCATGTCAATCTGCCGCTCAACGCACACGGAAAAATTGACGTCGGCGGCGGTATCGGGCGTGGCATCCTCTCGGTCACGCGCTTCACGGGGCTGAAAGAGCCGGTCACGGGCAGCGTCGACATCACAAACGGCGAGGTCGCAGAGGATCTCATCAGCTACCTCTACACCTCGGAGCAGACGCCGTCCTCGATCGGGCTCGGCGTCCTCGTCAGCCCCGAGCTGAAATGTCTCGGCGCGGGCGGCTTCTTCATTCAGCCATTGCCGGGTGCATCTGATGATGTGATTGACCGTCTCGAGGAGAACCTCAAGGGAATTTCCTCCGTCTCCCATATGGTGGAGGAGGGATTGGACGCTGCGGGCATCATTGGGAAAATCCTCGGCGGCTTCGATGATGTGAAGATCCTCTCGACAACCGACCTCGCCTTTCGCTGCAACTGCTCGAAGAACTACATCACCGACCGTCTGCTGACGCTCGGCGAAGCTGATTTGCGGGCACTGCGCGACGACGGCGAGGCAGAGGTGAAATGCCATTTCTGCAACGAGGCTTATACGTTTGACAGCGAGGATCTGAACGTCATCTACAATGTCGCGTCAAAGATGCGTGAGATGCGCGCACAAGAGGGGAAATGAGGAAGCGGGTGCGCCTCCTGCGGGAGAAATCACTCCTCATCGACGGCATTCCGACTGAGATACGCTACAAGAATATCAAGAATCTCTACCTCCGTGTCTGCCCGCCTGACGGGCACATCGAGCTGAGCGTGCCGCAGCGGACGTCCCAGAGGGAGATTGAGCACTTTGTCAGCCGCAGGCGCACATGGATTGATGAGCGTCGGCGGCTGCTTTCTGTGCATGCAGAGAAATCCGAGCCGCAGTATGTGGAGGGGGAGAGCATTCCTCTCTGGGGGACGGCATATCCCCTCGTTTACCGTCCACTCCTGTGCGGGAAGCCGTATGCTGAACGCGTGGAGAATCAGATTTTGCTCCATGTGCCCGAGGATGCAGATGCGGACGTGAGACGTGCGGCAATCATGGCGCTCTACAGCACGCAGCTTGCGGCGGCAATCGAGCGCGAAGCACCTGCGTGTGAGCAGACGGTCGGCAAGCGTGCCTCTCTCTGGCGCATCCGCGCAATGAAGACGCGATGGGGGAGCTGCAATGTCCGAACGGCGGCAATTACACTCAATCTCGACCTCGCCCGCTATGATGTGCCCGCCCTCCGCTACGTCATCACGCACGAACTCACACATCTCTGGGTGCGTGGACACGACGCACGTTTTTACGCTCGTATGGATATGTATTTTCCGGACTGGCGTGAGGTGCGGAGGAGGTTGAATGAGTGGGCTCGCACAGAGGAAAATTGACAGCAAAAAATAACGCCCCGCATGGAGCGTTATTTTTTGCTGCTTTGTTTTATTTTCCCGCCCC
Encoded proteins:
- a CDS encoding TerC family protein, encoding MEVELFSSQFFVALFSIIVLDLVLAGDNAVVIAMASNRLPTHLRKRAIYVGTAGAIIIRLIMTYFAVQLLSVPYLQALGGLVLLPIAVKLMKPSGGEEHIEAAETFAGAVKTIIIADAAMGIDNVIAIAGASHGDFLLVVLGLIISIPIVVGGSQLIGKLMDKYPVLVVLGTAILGWTGGAMIVHDRTIGVMILEAVPQAATLLPAALAGAVCGIGGWLRQRG
- a CDS encoding M48 family metallopeptidase, encoding MRKRVRLLREKSLLIDGIPTEIRYKNIKNLYLRVCPPDGHIELSVPQRTSQREIEHFVSRRRTWIDERRRLLSVHAEKSEPQYVEGESIPLWGTAYPLVYRPLLCGKPYAERVENQILLHVPEDADADVRRAAIMALYSTQLAAAIEREAPACEQTVGKRASLWRIRAMKTRWGSCNVRTAAITLNLDLARYDVPALRYVITHELTHLWVRGHDARFYARMDMYFPDWREVRRRLNEWARTEEN
- the dhaM gene encoding dihydroxyacetone kinase phosphoryl donor subunit DhaM → MVGLVIVTHSAALAHGAAETCRMMAKDVRLAVAGGMEDGGFGTSYARIVAAIDAVYTDDGVVILMDAGSSILTVETIVEEMPERRLRMVDCPLIEGGVVAAIASVCGANLDEVVQRAEETRSARKIAD
- the hslO gene encoding Hsp33 family molecular chaperone HslO, encoding MDQLIKATAAEGMLRAYAAVTTDVVAEAMRRHDCYPVAAAALGRTMTGALLFAANLKNKESVTIKFKGDGPLGTVTADATADGSVRGYVDHPHVNLPLNAHGKIDVGGGIGRGILSVTRFTGLKEPVTGSVDITNGEVAEDLISYLYTSEQTPSSIGLGVLVSPELKCLGAGGFFIQPLPGASDDVIDRLEENLKGISSVSHMVEEGLDAAGIIGKILGGFDDVKILSTTDLAFRCNCSKNYITDRLLTLGEADLRALRDDGEAEVKCHFCNEAYTFDSEDLNVIYNVASKMREMRAQEGK
- the ribH gene encoding 6,7-dimethyl-8-ribityllumazine synthase, which produces MANIIEGYISGKGRKFGIVAARFNEFIVGKLVSGALDTLHRHETADADIDVAWVPGAFEIPLAAKKMAESGKYDAVLCLGAVIRGSTTHYDYVCNEVSKGVAQVGLQTGVPTIFGVVTTENIEQAIERAGTKAGNKGADAAMAAMEMASLLGKM
- the ribD gene encoding bifunctional diaminohydroxyphosphoribosylaminopyrimidine deaminase/5-amino-6-(5-phosphoribosylamino)uracil reductase RibD, whose product is MKEIDESYMREALRMAAYARGRTSPNPLVGAVIVRDDTIVASGWHRAAGEPHAEIHALRMAGELARGATLYVTLEPCAHHGRTGPCAEAVIAAGIARVVVALSDPNPLVAGRGFSLLRAAGIEVVSGVCEAEARRQNEVFLKWVTTKHPFVTLKTAMTLDGKIASHTGASQWITGEAARARVHECRDVQDAILVGIGTVLADDPSLTTRLEGRTGHNPPRIVLDSEARTPIDAKLLTDGAAPTVIAVSERADHRRVNLLHACGAEVVTLGAERVDIGQLLDWLGAHEISSLFVEGGAQVNWSFLAGGFVDKVHAFIAPMLMGGTAAPTPIGGTGFDSPQAALRLTDMTVEQVGADILVTGYPRAAGG
- the yfcE gene encoding phosphodiesterase; this translates as MKIGILSDTHGHEGAWVRACEKFFTGADLILHAGDVAYHGPRNPMKPDYNPMGLIERINASEIPVIIAKGNCDSDVDASCLEVPLMSPYAYVVWEGRRIIVTHGDAVMTDAEKDAMAQHLKADLFISGHVHVNVLEKRGNTVFLNPGSAALTKRSDGRNTVAVLEDGAIRIFDIDTGEVLHELALDW
- a CDS encoding riboflavin synthase is translated as MFTGIIEEVGTFAGLSGGNISIGAQLVQSDGHIGDSIAVNGICLTVTAFDARGFRAAVMPETLRRTSLAGLTHGAPLNLERALLPTTRLGGHFVSGHIDGVGEITEMCEEGNAILMTVAADAAILHGIVEKGSVALDGISLTVAAVGVRDFTVSLIPHTRTVTNLGVKRVGSSLNIETDILGKYALKLLGGTSAANSCGITQDFLLQNGF
- a CDS encoding bifunctional 3,4-dihydroxy-2-butanone-4-phosphate synthase/GTP cyclohydrolase II gives rise to the protein MSDFATIEQAIEDIKNGKMLVVVDDEDRENEGDIIVAAEKLTPEHMNFMATHARGLICTPIAGSRLDELEIGQMVENNTDNHETAFTVSVDAYDTTTGISAFERCHTVKMLIDPAAKPSSFRRPGHVFPLRTVEGGVLRRAGHTEATVDLARMAGLYPAGMCCEIMADDGHMMRTPELKEFAKKHGLNIITIADLIEYRKHTETFVHRISDVDFPSKYGHFRLLAYENTLNSRCDLAVVKGDVRGKENVLVRVHSECLTGDALGSMRCDCGDQLAAALEQIEAEGEGVVLYVRQEGRGIGLANKMRAYALQDQGRDTVEANVELGFAPDLRDYGLGAQILADLGLTTIRLMTNNPAKRAGLEGYGLKIVERVPIVMSTHDFDRKYMTVKKEKMGHILSDEELGGN